The Alphaproteobacteria bacterium genome has a window encoding:
- a CDS encoding aspartate/glutamate racemase family protein, with amino-acid sequence MRKQKRLGCIVPAINVIAEDDFITLCPADAGVHFARADVDQTRSLAEQFQQMIDDAPRLGTTLAKAGVGVITFACTSASFFKGEGSDAVIAEAIAESAGVPAITTATAVTDALKTLKAGRIGIATPYIEWVFEAERAFFAKAGFDVAGITGMNRRGGAEVNTISDDEIRAIVDEVDGEGIDTLFVSCTDLPALGLIEELEDRHQKPVVSSNQATFWTAARALGIGPIEGYGRLLARHL; translated from the coding sequence ATGCGCAAACAAAAACGCCTTGGCTGCATCGTGCCGGCCATCAACGTGATCGCGGAGGACGATTTCATCACCCTCTGCCCGGCCGATGCCGGCGTCCATTTTGCGCGTGCCGACGTCGACCAGACACGGAGCCTTGCCGAACAATTTCAGCAGATGATCGACGATGCCCCAAGGTTGGGAACGACATTGGCCAAGGCCGGCGTCGGCGTCATCACTTTCGCCTGTACCTCGGCCAGCTTCTTCAAGGGTGAAGGGTCGGACGCCGTGATCGCCGAGGCCATCGCCGAGAGCGCCGGCGTTCCCGCGATAACGACGGCGACGGCGGTGACCGATGCCCTGAAGACCCTGAAGGCGGGCCGCATCGGCATCGCCACGCCCTATATCGAATGGGTTTTCGAGGCCGAACGCGCGTTCTTCGCCAAGGCCGGTTTCGACGTCGCCGGGATCACCGGCATGAACCGGCGCGGTGGCGCCGAGGTCAACACCATCAGCGACGACGAGATCCGGGCCATCGTCGACGAGGTCGACGGCGAAGGCATCGATACCCTGTTCGTCAGTTGCACCGACCTGCCAGCACTCGGCCTCATTGAGGAACTCGAGGACCGCCACCAAAAGCCCGTGGTCAGCAGTAATCAAGCTACCTTCTGGACCGCCGCCCGAGCCCTCGGTATCGGCCCCATCGAGGGGTACGGGCGGCTGTTGGCTCGGCACCTCTGA
- a CDS encoding aldo/keto reductase, whose amino-acid sequence MADGTPIPRLILGGWQTRAGDGETALAHLLGCAEAGMRAFETADAYPGHEALLGRFRAAWAARGGDPEALRFHTRYSPDLSDGRPSAKQVTAAIDRALEELGVDRLDLLQLQWWRFDVPGWSQTLEQMAKLAAEGKIDRIGVTNFGPDTLAPLLEVGLPIASNQVQYSLIDTRPEKSLAALCQRHSVVLFAYGPLAGGFLTERWLGRPDPGPRGEGDDFSREYRFMIEAFGGWALHQGLLGVLDEIARRRGFSIVQVALRWLLDRPGLSAALVGASSSSRIGDLLRVFDLILDHAEQAAIEAATARRRGPEGEVSELERDPDGPFHRLIQQSLATKAAT is encoded by the coding sequence ATGGCTGACGGGACCCCCATACCCCGTCTCATCCTTGGCGGCTGGCAAACCCGGGCCGGCGACGGCGAAACTGCGCTCGCACACCTCCTGGGCTGTGCCGAGGCCGGCATGCGGGCCTTCGAGACGGCCGATGCCTACCCCGGGCACGAAGCCCTGCTGGGGCGCTTTCGCGCGGCCTGGGCCGCGCGGGGCGGCGATCCCGAGGCCCTTAGGTTTCACACCCGCTACAGCCCCGATCTGAGTGACGGCCGACCCAGCGCCAAGCAGGTGACGGCGGCCATTGATCGGGCGCTTGAAGAGCTTGGCGTCGATCGCCTCGATCTCCTCCAACTCCAGTGGTGGCGCTTCGATGTGCCCGGCTGGTCCCAGACCTTGGAGCAAATGGCCAAACTCGCCGCCGAGGGCAAGATCGACCGGATCGGCGTCACCAACTTCGGGCCCGATACACTCGCACCGCTCCTCGAGGTCGGCCTCCCGATCGCCAGCAACCAGGTCCAGTATTCCCTGATCGACACTCGCCCGGAGAAGAGCCTCGCTGCCCTCTGCCAGCGGCACAGTGTCGTGCTCTTTGCCTACGGGCCGTTAGCTGGTGGTTTCCTGACCGAACGCTGGCTCGGCCGCCCCGACCCCGGGCCGAGAGGGGAAGGCGACGACTTCAGTCGCGAGTACCGCTTCATGATCGAGGCCTTCGGCGGCTGGGCCCTCCATCAGGGCTTACTCGGTGTCCTCGATGAGATCGCCAGGCGGCGGGGTTTCTCCATCGTCCAGGTGGCGCTTCGCTGGCTTCTTGATCGACCCGGTCTCTCGGCCGCCCTGGTCGGCGCCTCCAGCTCCTCCCGCATTGGGGATTTGCTGCGCGTGTTCGATTTGATCCTCGACCATGCCGAACAGGCCGCCATCGAGGCCGCGACGGCACGTCGCCGGGGTCCCGAGGGCGAGGTCAGCGAACTCGAACGGGATCCCGATGGGCCCTTCCATCGCCTGATCCAGCAAAGTCTGGCCACCAAGGCGGCAACCTGA